Genomic segment of Arachis hypogaea cultivar Tifrunner chromosome 16, arahy.Tifrunner.gnm2.J5K5, whole genome shotgun sequence:
gaaaaatccgtctgtaatttaaaatattccgtcggaaatattaaaataaagattTGACCAAACGAGCTCTTCCTCATTTCCCGTGTCTCTTCCCCGCACCTCCACGCCCATCCCCTCCAAATGCTCTATCGGTAGCGCGTCTCAGCCTTGCACCGCCGTCTTACCTTGCGCCGCCGTCGCACCGAACCTCCATTGCACTGAACTTCCATCGCCGCGAAACTCCGTCACACCCTTTCCCGGCTCTTCTCTGTGTGTTGCTGGTTCCCTTTCGAACCTTAATATGCATTTCTCCGCTACCGTCTTCGTCGCCTCCGTCGCCTCCGTTCTCATCCTCTTCACCTTCTCCTGCGTTCACTCTTTCTACCTTCCCGGTGTCGCCCCTCGAGATTTTCAAACCGTACGTCTTCCATTTTTCTATCTCTTTCTGAGATCCGCGTTCTCCTTTCTCTTATTCGAATTTATGCGCTACTTGTTTCATTAATTTCTTGATCAAATCTATTCTCACAGAAATCACAAATGCATTTCTCGCTCGTGTGTTGCTTAGTTGATGTGTTTTTCTCTTCGATCTCGCCTCAGCCGTGCAGGTAACCCTAATCAGAAGGAGGTGCTGTGagttttttgttatattttgttGATGTATTTTGTTGTTGCTATGaggttttttttcaattttcatacaGTATAGATAACATTGTAGTAAAGAGTACTACTACTTtgggttttatatatataataatacttTTTCTGTCATTGAAACATGAAATAGTAGCAGCAGGAGATAACAATTACAATGATCCATACTTttgtttgaattttaaagaaatttgATGGTGCATCCAGTAGCTGGGATTGATAAACCCTAGGATTGTGATTTAATTGGAGGTCAGTTTTTTCTTCTTCAAGCTCTTAATGATTTACAATCATagttattatttgtttatttatttattgtttgattatttctggattttttttagaattttaagatTTAGTAATTAATTCTTTTACTTATTGTTCATTGTGGGTATGGGTGCAGTGGAGACGAGATGTTGCTTTCGCGGGATATGAGGTCGTAATGCAAATGGATGTTTCTGCTGAAAAGATGATATTTGGTGTGGCTGGGATTGATCCTGGAAGAAGAGCAGAGCTAATCAAGGTTGGATGAATCTTTTTTATGTCACTTAAGCCTAACCTAACACTTTCACATGCTCTTAATTTATGTTTGAACATGCTTttcatgaatatttttgttgatggTAGATGAGTTCATTGATAATAAGGTACTTGTATCTTTAACATACAGAATGAGTTATTTTTCTATGAAGACTTTGAAAATATAGATCAATTTGATGCATTGAGTTAAGATTTTTTATGTCAACCTTGGTGTTAAGGACATTTTCTTTTCTGGCATGCTAGTTATAAActgataattaataataaataaaatattccttgaatgcttttcttttcttttctgcagATGCTACTGGATACACAAGCTGTTAAGACAATCCTTCTTAAAATTCCTTCCCTTGGTAGACAGGTGATCTAACTTCTGCAAATACTTTTTAGTCATCTTTCCTTCCCTTGGAGCTTAAATCTAGGGAATTTGACCTCCACATTTCAAGAGTTGGTGAATTTACTATGCTGCTATTCCTTTTACCAGTagcatttaattttcttttcagctATAGTTTTTATATAGAAGATATTGATAATGAAATTTTCAAGTGAAAATTTTCACCAATTTTCATCCTTAAACATCATTAGAATGTTGCATCAATATTGATCTTCAGCCAGTCGTTTGGTGGCACTCTCCATCTCACTGGTAAGCTATTTTTCCTTTTAGGTTCTATTAACTGGTGGTTCTTTTTCTCATATATGTTGTTATAGTCAGATTCTAATTGTCAGTTAGTGGACTTAGTAAGTCAGTAAGTATAGAAACTTCAGTTATAGTATGGGTGCTTCCAATCTCCAGCTCAAGCTTATCAGTTATTACTTCACTTGAGTTCTTATTACTTCTCAGATTGGGAGACAAAAGGagaaaaattgaagaagatgGGGTTGGGAGTTCCTGCTCTTCCATTTACCTTTGTGGCTCACCTTCTAGCGGTGGCTGCTATTGTCATGGTCTTGCTTTGGAACATACATTTCAGAGGTGGCTTAGCTTGGGAAGCTACCAACAAAAATCTCATATTTAATGTATGTTTCTTGTTTCATCTTGCTCTTTACTCTCTATTTGCTATTATTTTTGGGACTATGATGCATTGATATATGGCTCTTCTTGATTCTTACTCTGTTTCATTTGGTCCTCTGTTGAATGAACCTTAACTGAATTTGGCATTTGCCTTGTATATTTGAACCTTAAAAGCAAGACACACTAAACATAATTCGAGCGTTTTCCCCCCAGGCCAAGTAATATATCTTGCTTTTAGTTTGAGTTCTATGGTTTCAGTGATTGATTGATTACCTTAAAGTTATTAGAGACTAATATTGTATATTTTGTGGACAGTTTACAGTTTACACTTTACATATCTACCACCATATTGGTTTCTCAGTTTCTTGCTTAGTATTTCATACTAGTATTTACTTCAATCTTGTAAAGtttcacatatttttttttgtttactttaacaatattttaaaaaggctctttaagttttatttttttctttccatcttttctatttattatcGGGCCCCAACCCTCATAAACAAGGGGTCCCAACAATTCATTGCTTGCAGGCTCCACATGCTTATCCTTCGATTCTTCGGTGTGAATTCCATATACTAATACATTCATGTGgtttcaaatcaaataataaatgagGCAAAGGGTACTCCTTAGTCCTTAAAGGCTTAAACTACTTTATTTAGAtgcttttgttatttttttctccTACTATTACGTTACGCTGATGAATTAGTAACTAAACTGATTTGGGACTAGGTTTAGTTTTTAATACGAAATATAATATTACAAAAGTTGAAGTTACTAATCTATATTAAGCCCTTATGTATGTTATATTAGtgactattattatatataaatgtcAATATATAACTGAATTTTCTATACTTACTGATAAGTTTCTATACTTGCGGTTTTTCTCTTTTAGTTAGTGGAGTTCCACCCGATGCATTCTGTGAAACTGGTCAGCTGTGGGGCAGGTTTAATCTTAATCCCAGGATAAATATTTTGCCATAAATTTACTAGTTGaactttttgttgttgttgaagttATGTGGCAATTTTAACAACCATTCCCcatgattatgttatttttgttcctcttctcttTCCATAACTCTTTAACCACCTATGACAATATCCTAATTGATTCTTTTTATAAacctttttaagaaaattttcccATCTTCTCCACCGTTATTGTAATAATTGTTAACATGTCATAGTACATTGTAAGGCCTCCtttctcatttggatctctgatttcttattttttaaaattttcatattttaatgaGAAGTCCTTTGTATGATTGGAATGCCATGGAGAAAGAAGGATACTCGTGGTGGATATGCCGCATACGCCGTGCACAGAATTTATATGATGAATTTAGGATCGATCACTTATAAACCTTGTTCGCCTAGATTTTCACATTTTAAACTTTGGAGCTATTGAAATAAACTGGGAATCTCAACCAGTAACTCTGAAGTTGAAAATCAGGGACAAGAATGGCCATCCTGTTTCAGGCGTCAACACTTCATTAAGAGAACTACAAGCATCAAATTCAGAGACTTGTTCCACAGAGAAAACTGCTAGATGTAACTGCACTCCTGAATCTAGTCTTCCATGGATTGTCAGATATCGCCTTGCTATTCTATTTTTTGTCTCCTTAGCTTGTGAGTTGTCTTAACTTCTATTTGCTTTAACTATCTGCAAATCCAACTTGGATTATCTGCATTTATTCATTGTGTAATGAATTTCTGGTTTTACAAACATCAGGGTTTTGAGTTTAttatgtttttccttttttttcgttgCAGTATTGCTTCTTGTATTGGTACTGATTCTTTATGCTGTTATCAAATTTGCCCGACAAGGAATCTGCAGCAAAAGGAAGCCCGATTGATCGACACCAGGGAACTGCATATGCTTAGTCCAATGCAAacaaatcaaagaagaagaagtaaatgAACAAATACTTTCAAGTTTCAGCCACACAAGAGTCTACCATGGAGTGAAGAATCATGTAACTCAGATTAGATTGGagagtttaaactttaaagagagcatgaggaaatagttttaaaatttaggcTGAAAGTCCTGCCCTTCTCTATTGtagtttaaaagaaattttggggTATCTTTTTATTGAGAAAGTGAGATATTGGATAATGATGttgaaaaataacatccaatTCTATAGATATCATGTAAtgaatattatgtttatctatgtgatttttggctttctttttttcaatttacagTGTGTTTTATGGAGTAAATTTAGAAAAcaaatctaaaatatttattttgtaattagaaaaataaaaaaaattctattttaccttactgacggatttacagacgaattttccgtctgtaatcagagtgtgagatgattttccaaagttcaaattacagacggaaaatctgtcgaaaaatccgtctgtaattacagacgaaaaatccgtttgaaaattcgtctgtaattacagacggaaaatccgtcgaaaatTTCGTCGCCTTcgggaaatggatggagaatttacagaggaaaaatctgtcggtaactagtaaaaatccgtcggtaatttttcgacgaaaaaaattcgtcggtaaataatttccaacggaacttttacagagggacaaaatccgtcggtaaccaaaaattcgtctgtaataaagactaaatctatcTATAAATCTGTttatattaatccattttctagttatGTTTTCACTTGGAGAAATTTTCTATTATATTAAACTATATGCTCAAATACACAATCAgataataacattaataaaatttttagattatatCTGTAATAGTTAATATCATGATATtatttttcctaattataaaAAGAGGCgatatgaataataatatttttatagttaATCATCAAAACTATACTTAATAAATATTGATATAATAATCTAACCTTCTTTCCTCGCATTTACAATTTAAATGACCATTATGACCAAAATGGTCATCTGCTACGAATCATAAGAGGTTTAAAgtcaatttaaaatagaataattgtACGTGGAGGACTCGTGCACACAAAGTTAATAGTGATTTTTCAAGTATAGACTTACCTTATCTTTATATAATACTATATTTCGTCCCTAGTTTTGATATCTAGAAGTTAAAATAACAAGTATTAGCTAGTAATGTTATTGCCATggtattattttttacttaaaaaaaatcaattgtacttataaattttataaatattaataaaactatttatcaaataaaaaaataatattataactataaaaaataaatttttaataaaattctcaaattatTCTAACAATTTATCTTTAACCTCAACTCCAGTCCTTCTCTCTTTTTAACTTGAGCGAGCTTCTATCATCACTCactaaatcttttttatttgtttgtgttgGTCAATTACACTACAATGGCGGCGAGCAACACTGCCACAATGCCGTCTGTGGACTCCGCTTCACCAGAGGAGCTATCTGCAAAAGCCATTAACAAGCACTAGCTACGAAGGATTGCTCATGGTTAGGACCAAGGCCGTGAAAGGAAAAGGACTTGGTACTGGACGCACCGCAAACCCATGCTAGTTCACAACACTAACACCGGTCTTCCTAAAGAGGTGAAGCTAGGCTGCTCTTTCTGCGATACCATTTTTTCAGCTTCCAATCCTTCTTGCACAACCTTCGAGCACCTCAAGCGTAGGGCTTGCCTCAATTTCAATCCACTGCCAACCGATTTCCTCTGTTTCTCCCACCACCGCCGCCATGGCCTCCTTTCC
This window contains:
- the LOC112755150 gene encoding uncharacterized protein isoform X2, with product MQMDVSAEKMIFGVAGIDPGRRAELIKMLLDTQAVKTILLKIPSLGRQNVASILIFSQSFGGTLHLTDWETKGEKLKKMGLGVPALPFTFVAHLLAVAAIVMVLLWNIHFRGGLAWEATNKNLIFNSFV
- the LOC112755150 gene encoding uncharacterized protein isoform X1 produces the protein MQMDVSAEKMIFGVAGIDPGRRAELIKMLLDTQAVKTILLKIPSLGRQNVASILIFSQSFGGTLHLTDWETKGEKLKKMGLGVPALPFTFVAHLLAVAAIVMVLLWNIHFRGGLAWEATNKNLIFNLVEFHPMHSVKLVSCGAVLCMIGMPWRKKDTRGGYAAYAVHRIYMMNLGSITYKPCSPRFSHFKLWSY